DNA from Musa acuminata AAA Group cultivar baxijiao chromosome BXJ1-5, Cavendish_Baxijiao_AAA, whole genome shotgun sequence:
AATGTAGGGCTGTTGGAACATTATTCTCTTCAATATTGACTTAGACTCATGAATCCTTCTTGGTTTCTGTCCTCTGATTTTACAAAATCTCTTGGTCGAGACCATCCAATAGAATACCCAATAAATTTAATAATAGTTCCTGTTTAAAGATACTTTATTAATTGGGAATATATCTGAAATATTGAACAACCAAATTATGCCATTGACTAAAGAGTTTTGCTTGCCTTCTTTCTTCCTAAAGTTTTCTTGTACTTGTTTACTCCTGCAGTATTTTAAATAATAACTCATTTTACGGAGTCATCCCAGAGGAGTTATCAGCTTTGCAGAATCTGGAGGTCTTAGACTTGGGGCACAACAATCTGACAGGACCACTTCCAACTTTTCTGAGCCAACTTTTATCCTTGAAAATTCTGTGAGTAGAGAGTAGTTTTCGAGTCAAAGCTTTTGCATTCCGATGGTGAGAATGCCGTGTTCATGGTTTCATTTTGCAGCATACTTACAGACAATGGATTTGTCGGTAGCATGTCATCAGTACTTCGTGAACTCAATTTTCTTTCGGAGGTTCAGTTTGATGAACACATGTTATCATCAAACAAGGGATTAATTACAAGGTATTGTCTTATTAAAAATACATAATATAGGTTGAAGTTACTTTTAATAACTTGTGTTTTCTGTGATTGAGTTTTAGGAAATGATTTCCTAGTAAATGATTATCGTGCATCGAACATTGTTCACACTCAACAAAAGATTCTTCTCCTCGGATCATTCTGTTATGTCATCAAGAGTCCAATGTTTGTTCTTGGATCATTTTGTTATGTCTGCATTAGTCATGAGAAACCATTGTCTCGCAATGTCTTCAGGGGTAATGAAAAGTCATAATCTTGTTGATTTTGGTCTCTGATTTAAGCATCGCAATAGCTTGATTTGGATTCATGTGAATCTTTGAGGATCATTTTTTGtgtgatatcatatattttttcTGTACTAAAGATGAAACTTATTAGAAGTTTGAATGTGAGAGATTGTGATTGGAAATCCACTATGTCATGATACATGATACAACTatagtaaaaaattttaatagtGGAAATGAGCATGTTCTTTCTTGTGCTACCTTTCTTTATATTGTTTTTCTGTTGTAGAAACCTCAAAAATGCAACTATTCGGAGACTTCTGCAACTAGCAAATCATTCGCCAGCAGCAGCACCAGCACCGGCATCATTGCATAATGGCAGGCACCATAAAAGAAACAAGACTAACATCGATATACGTACACGTTCAGCTGGACCATCTTCATCTTCTGTGCCCCCAGAAAACTCACACACATCTTCTAGGTTACCTTTCTTGCACCCAACACATGCACCGGTAGtttcaccatcaccatcaccatcaccatcaccatcaccatcagcATCTGCACCATCAATTACCCTCCCATCATCTCCAAGTAGCCATCATGCGCCTGCTCCTGCATCAGTAATCGAACCCCCAACATCAGTACCACataatcaacataaatctgatctTGCCCCATCCCCTGTCTTCATTCTAATTCCACCCCCCATCATCagtccagcagcagcagcaaacacacacaaaaaacatgcaagattgtgggtattgtcgTCGATAGCCGGTGCTGTTTCATTTCTACTTGCCATATCTGCAGTGTACCTTCTGTGCTGGCGAGCCAACAAGGTCGTAACTATTAGACCCTGGGCAACAGGCTTAAGTGGCCAATTGCAGAAAGCATTTGTGACAGGTAGTTCTTTCATACTTTCTGTTTGCTGCTATTTGTGTTTCATTTATATTTTCCCTACCCAAACCCAAAATATTTCTCAAACTTGTAGGCGTACCTGCACTTAAACGGTCCGAACTAGTAGCAGCTTGTGAAGACTTCAGCAATATCATTGGTTCCCTATCAGGATGCATGCTATACAAGGGGACATTATCAAGTGGTGTTGAAATTGCAGTGATTTCAACTGTGGTCAAATCTGCAAAGGATTGGTCAAAGCAATCCGAAACTCAATTTAGGAAAAAGGTGAGCTGCATTCTACTAGCATCTCTCAGTAAAAACATATTGTAGTGCCTATGGCATCCAACTAATGAAAGTTGGCCATGTCTATCAGGTTACAATGCTTTCCAAACTGAAccacaagaattttgtgaacctgCTTGGGTATTGTGAGGAAAGCGAGCCTTTCAGCAGGATGATGGTGTTTGAATATGCTCCGAATGGGACACTTTTTGAACATCTACATGGTAACATTTTTTTTTGTTGTAAAACCTAACATACACTAGAAAACATATTAGTCGAAGAATAGTTTACTTTTCTTGCTGTAGTTGAAGCTATATAGCACATATCTCCTGATTAGCCATGGCCAGGTTTTCTATAATATCGTCATTTTGTAGTCTCTCATAAAACAATCTTATTGCTATTTTTTGGGATTGCGAGCACTGCTTTCAGGCTTCGGTGTAATTTGCAGTAAAAGAAGCAGAGCATTTGGACTGGCGGACGAGGCTGAGGATTGCCATGGGAATAGCATATTGTCTAGAGCACATGATTCAGCTTAACCCTCCTATCATCCTTGGTAGTCTAGACTCATCTACCATCTGCCTAACAGATGATTATGCTGCTAAGGTATCGGACGTGCAATTCTGGAGTGAATCAAAAGATACTGGATCAGGGTCTGGAAGCTCAAGTCCTTTGTCAGACGCAGAGAGTATTGTGCATAGATTTGGCATACTTCTATTAGAGATATTATCAGGCCGGCTTCCATTCTCAGAGGAGGATGATCTACTTGAGCAGTGGGCTTTGTGCTTTCTAAATGGTGAAAAGCCCTTCAAAGACTTGATCGACCCGACTCTCAAATCCTTCGATGAAGAAACTTGTGATGCACTGTGCAAAGTAATATGCTGCTGCATTCACCTAGAGGCCAAGGAAAGACCAACAATGGCAGAGGTCACAAGGCTAATGAGGGACATCACAGCAATGCCACCCGATGGAGCGACTCCAAAAGTGTCGCCACTGTGGTGGGCTGAGCTCGAGATTATATCTTCGGAAGGGAACTAAAGAATGGAAGTGGTTATGTTGTATTGGCTGTATGTATTGAATGCTTTACCATGACATGGAAATGAGAAATGTACAGGCATGGTGTTGTATTTCCTGCAAAATGTTCGTTTGCTCGGTGTTTGTGAAATGTTCACACTTCTAAAGATTTAAACTGTCTCATCGTTCATTGTGCTTATGGTAATCCTGTTTGATACTGTTGTAATCGTTCATTGTGAAATGTAATCTTTCTTGAGATTACAGAAGTGTAAAATGTTCACACTGTTGTGATCTCCTCGATCGTTCTTCCTAACGATGATAATATCCTCTTTCATCGACCTCCGCTTGCCGCCGATGGACGCCAGCCAAAAGAGCTGATGGAACTTTATTTTGTAACATCATCAAATCCAACACTAAATCGAGAACATATGCCCGTACATTGTTTCTACACGAAGATTCTTCCTAGTGATTTAGATGTATGCAAATAGTTTCCTCGTAAGGAGTCATATGATAGGATTTAATGAAAATTATCTACCGGACTCAATTGGTTTTATCTAAATTGTATCCTTATTTTTTTTACGTTGAGTTAACCTTCTTGAAATCTCTTATAATTCTTTAAAGACCTACAAATGATGAGGAGTTAAAGAAAGTATTTAGCTCATGATCCACAATCAATCATTTCAGTAAGCTTTGAACGATGACACAACAAAGGATCTAAGGTGATTCGTCGTAACCAAAAGATCTCATAAGTGCCCACATAATACTATTGTAGAACACGACAGCAAACCAACTTTAAACACTATCCCAAAGACCCATCTAGTCATGTCTCACTCAGGAAACTCTTAGATGTTATGCTTATTGACACTTCGTACTAATCTGCGAAGCTAGAAAACCCAAAAAATAACTACTTGAATGATCTATTTTCGAGTAATTTTATCTTTGTGCAATGATTGCACATAACCTATGTTTACAAACTTAAAACGATAAAAAAATAAACCAAAATAGGGCTGCCAAGCTTATTAGCTGATACTTTACACTATTCCATCAAGCTTATTAGCCTTTGCACAAGTTGATATTTTACACTATTCTATCGAActagaaaatcatcaaaatagttACTTGGATAATCTTATCTTTGCACAATGATTATACACAATATACGTTTATAAACCTGAAATGATCATAAAAACCAATCAAAATGAGATTGTCAGCGTACTACAAACCCTCTACatggtatataaaatataaacaaaattaaaatatataaatatatataaatattacatcaaacatcttatttatAACCTTGTACACAATATTATAACATACACTAATGATATATAACCACATAAGATCAAATAACCTCATTCAAATTATGAAGGACCTACAAAGCATACTATCAAATGACTATACAAgcaaacataaataaataataatgatcGATCCGTCCATTCTAATGCATTGGCCCTCTTTAAAAACCCAATCATTTACTAACTATTTATTCTTATGTTCCATGAAAATAATTCAACTCAACGAACCATCCTTGCAAAAAAGACTAAAGACAAATTCCTAGGCACAGTTGAATACTGTTCCCTAATTCTAACATCTAAGAACCAACCGGATCTACGAAGACGACATGCAAAAGTTTCACCATCAAAAACCAAATCAATTTAGCAGAAACAAAGAGTCAGCAAAGAACACAAAGTACAGTCGTAAAATCTCAGGCAATTTTATGCAGCATAATTCTTGTTTTCTGACCACAAACTAGTGGATCATAAACCAAGTTCAAGCACGACCATCcatcatattctatccccaagtgGCACAAACACTGCCGAGAACACGAAACAGATATGACATGAGAACAGAACCTATGGTACACTGCTGAAGACCAAGCGGAAACCTTTTGACCCTGTTAATCTTAAAAAGCGAATGTTTGGCTGCGAAAAATGGATTCAACTCATGAAACTAATACTCGGTAGATCATTCCTTTAGTCCAAGTAGCAGTTTCCTTCAGTTGCTCGTTGTCTGATTGAAAACACTCTCCCAATAAATCCATATGAAAAGTACAATCCTTAAACAGGACCTTCGTGTCTGGGCCAAGGGTGTCTGCAAGATCTCCAATCACCGCTACAGCAGCTTTAGTTACCTCTTCATCCCTGGACAGCCACCAGTAAAAAAAGATATCATGTTTAAATGTCACAAGAAAATATGGATAAAAATTACATCAGTGAGCTACACACCTATTCTTATCCCTGACAACAGCTTCTATGAACTTCAAAAGAGGGCTTGCATAAGGAACCATCACAGCTGCCGTGGAACGTTTGAACCCCTGAAGTATACCAGAGTAAGCCTCGAAAATACCTCGCCTAAGCTGATTACCATATTCTTGCATATCATCATCATTTATATCCAGTTGAGAGCAGAGCTCCGCAGCTCCTTGCAGCATTGGCATCACATACGGGACATACTTCTCAAAATGCTCACCAATTGCGAGAGCAATATCTCCAAAGCATGAAAATATGGGAGGCTTTACAGACCGATGAAGCACAGGATTGGAGAGGTCCTTTAGAAGTTGACTCATGATACCATCACAATAGGGAAGAACCTTGTCATCCAAAGCACGGCAGATGTCACCAACAACACCAACCGAAATTGAGCAGACCTGATATTCCTCAAAGTTCTGCAAGCCCATCTCTAAATACTTATAGAACTCCTGCATGTACGTTGCAAATTCAGGACCTGTGCCATAAGCAAGGGCCCCAATCGCAAGCATTGCTTCCTCATGTACGGTTGAACTGCGGCAAGCAAAAACTTGCAGAAATAAGGTCATCATCTGATCAGCAGATTGAAGGATTATGGACTTCGTCTCATCTGAATTACTCAATTTCTGTAATATCACTTGCAGGACGCCACATAGCAGGGCTTGCACATCACTTTGCTTTTCCCTGTCCTCTGAAGATGCGATTTGGAGCTCCAAAGTCTTGCTTAATCTATTCATGATTTCAACAAGGAGATGGGCAATCATGTTTGAGGTCTCAGGTGTACTGCTACATCGAATTATCTCGTTCAATGTTTCATATGCAGATGAACGAAGCCTGACACTGCTTGTGTCTGTACGATCAGCTGTAGAAAGGAGAGCTGAAACAACATCACCAAGATAAGGTGTGAGCATCGATGAGCTAGAATCTGCATCCTCAAAACCCTGGGCAAGAAAATAAATGGCCCCGCAAACTTTCTCAGCCACATTCGGAGAATCTCTGATACTTACCAATAGCACAGACATGATACGTGGAAGGTTTGTGGTAGTTAAAACAGGATACTCGCTGGTCCCAGAATGCAGGATCTCAAATATCCTACCAAGAGTCCA
Protein-coding regions in this window:
- the LOC135674789 gene encoding inactive receptor-like serine/threonine-protein kinase At2g40270 translates to MTPKASDLVTGERGIPLLSWLLLASLLFWRLQLGASINDDARALLSFRANMEFDPYGALADWEKAEEVDSCFWFGVQCDAGRVVALNLKDLYLKGTLAPELGRLIHLKSLILNNNSFYGVIPEELSALQNLEVLDLGHNNLTGPLPTFLSQLLSLKILILTDNGFVGSMSSVLRELNFLSEVQFDEHMLSSNKGLITRNLKNATIRRLLQLANHSPAAAPAPASLHNGRHHKRNKTNIDIRTRSAGPSSSSVPPENSHTSSRLPFLHPTHAPVVSPSPSPSPSPSPSASAPSITLPSSPSSHHAPAPASVIEPPTSVPHNQHKSDLAPSPVFILIPPPIISPAAAANTHKKHARLWVLSSIAGAVSFLLAISAVYLLCWRANKVVTIRPWATGLSGQLQKAFVTGVPALKRSELVAACEDFSNIIGSLSGCMLYKGTLSSGVEIAVISTVVKSAKDWSKQSETQFRKKVTMLSKLNHKNFVNLLGYCEESEPFSRMMVFEYAPNGTLFEHLHVKEAEHLDWRTRLRIAMGIAYCLEHMIQLNPPIILGSLDSSTICLTDDYAAKVSDVQFWSESKDTGSGSGSSSPLSDAESIVHRFGILLLEILSGRLPFSEEDDLLEQWALCFLNGEKPFKDLIDPTLKSFDEETCDALCKVICCCIHLEAKERPTMAEVTRLMRDITAMPPDGATPKVSPLWWAELEIISSEGN
- the LOC135674790 gene encoding importin subunit beta-1-like; translation: MEITQILLSAQSPDGQIRTLAEANLKQFQEQSLPHFLVSLSVELSSEQKPPESRRLAGIILKNSLDAKDTVRKEELIQRWVSVDPSIKAQIKESLLRTLGSTVSEARHTSSQVIAKVASIEIPRHEWQELIGQLLNNMTRLDAPAPLKQATLEALGYVCEEVSPQDLEQAQVNSVLTAVVQGMNQAEHSSEVRLAAVKALYNALDFAQTNFDNEVERNFIMKVICETALSKELEIRQAAFECLVSIASTYYEFLEPYMQTLFDLTANAVRGDEEPVALQAIEFWSSICDEEIQIQEEFGGDEGGSSSLHSNFVEKALPLLVPLMLETLLKQEEDQDQDDGVWNLSMAGGTCLGLVARTVGDAIVPLVMPFVENNITKGEWRSREAATFAFGSILEGPSTEKLAPLVQAGLDFLLNAMKDQNSHVKDTTAWTLGRIFEILHSGTSEYPVLTTTNLPRIMSVLLVSIRDSPNVAEKVCGAIYFLAQGFEDADSSSSMLTPYLGDVVSALLSTADRTDTSSVRLRSSAYETLNEIIRCSSTPETSNMIAHLLVEIMNRLSKTLELQIASSEDREKQSDVQALLCGVLQVILQKLSNSDETKSIILQSADQMMTLFLQVFACRSSTVHEEAMLAIGALAYGTGPEFATYMQEFYKYLEMGLQNFEEYQVCSISVGVVGDICRALDDKVLPYCDGIMSQLLKDLSNPVLHRSVKPPIFSCFGDIALAIGEHFEKYVPYVMPMLQGAAELCSQLDINDDDMQEYGNQLRRGIFEAYSGILQGFKRSTAAVMVPYASPLLKFIEAVVRDKNRDEEVTKAAVAVIGDLADTLGPDTKVLFKDCTFHMDLLGECFQSDNEQLKETATWTKGMIYRVLVS